From Chryseobacterium sp. H1D6B, a single genomic window includes:
- a CDS encoding DUF6705 family protein → MKNILKFFFLATGLLLNQNCHAQNNIPQDGDNILNTSADKFIGTWIWTNGNDSFELILKKENILLPIGNNIRADALYGFHKYIKNNVEIENSTQYAATTYVQKKSTLLAIGKDNTPNDLGGVVIIHISKNKSVKAQIDYIDANHIKLVKVENLAGTKVSFEGQPPYDSSISLPQNIILTKQ, encoded by the coding sequence ATGAAAAATATACTTAAATTCTTTTTTTTAGCAACAGGCTTACTATTAAACCAAAACTGCCATGCTCAAAATAATATTCCTCAGGATGGGGATAATATTCTCAATACTAGTGCAGATAAATTTATCGGAACATGGATTTGGACTAACGGAAATGATTCTTTTGAATTAATATTAAAAAAAGAAAATATATTACTTCCAATTGGCAACAATATAAGGGCTGACGCACTGTACGGGTTTCATAAATACATCAAGAATAATGTAGAGATTGAAAATTCTACACAGTATGCTGCAACTACATATGTACAGAAAAAAAGCACTTTACTTGCTATTGGGAAAGATAATACTCCCAATGACCTAGGTGGAGTGGTAATAATTCATATTTCTAAAAATAAGAGTGTAAAGGCACAGATAGATTATATTGATGCTAATCACATTAAATTAGTCAAGGTTGAAAATTTAGCTGGCACAAAAGTCAGTTTTGAAGGACAGCCTCCTTATGATTCTTCGATTTCACTCCCTCAAAATATAATTTTGACAAAACAATAA
- a CDS encoding PspC domain-containing protein, with the protein MNKTLSIGLAGFSFTIEEHAYIKLSDYLNALRSSLDASEADEVMHDIEIRMVEIFRDSLGKREVINDSDVERVIAQIGTPEKIEEQEEAYFSEKSTSKNYNNSGNSYTTDKKQLFRDPERQKIAGVCAGLAHYVGMDITAMRAIWLGVFILGIFTVAISSSLIGLLYIILWIVLPKAETATDYLKMKGKPMNFDNLKNESNKLVQFANESTQRVGEIYNENKPYINNAGSGIWNIIKYVAGGLFALMAVGSIVGTFFIVGLFGMDTDFPGANQIRFYFDDNGMDKVLTAIMIIGSLIPVIIFSLLSIKIFSPKTKLRNIGWVLGVLLLALIVLGSYFGLNMAKKEMFLKGHKEDTEEIAINTTSDSLYVDVKQIAIPQNFIGYQDDLYSDKKSVFERDYIYVDVTRKANIKTPYLIIKKEANGYNIPLQINVPVEVSGNKILLPNYVKYPYDHRFRDYRVDYELVIPQNTIVIKPGKGGIDFNGDLDGNGINDDEEDKDENYNGKIRIEKNKISVNGSTIEYNSNDKDSIIINGKKVPSSQADTVIDSMKSSIKKMNKDVDIKIKDGKNEISIKSK; encoded by the coding sequence ATGAACAAGACACTCTCAATAGGACTCGCAGGTTTTTCTTTCACAATAGAAGAACACGCATATATAAAGCTGAGCGACTACCTTAATGCCTTAAGAAGTTCACTAGACGCTTCTGAAGCTGATGAGGTAATGCATGACATAGAAATAAGAATGGTTGAAATATTCAGAGATTCATTAGGAAAACGTGAAGTAATCAACGATTCAGATGTAGAAAGAGTAATTGCACAAATAGGAACTCCCGAAAAAATTGAAGAACAAGAAGAGGCATATTTCTCTGAAAAAAGCACTTCAAAAAATTATAATAATTCAGGGAATTCTTATACTACAGATAAAAAACAATTGTTCCGTGATCCGGAAAGACAAAAGATCGCAGGAGTATGCGCAGGATTAGCTCATTATGTAGGAATGGATATTACCGCCATGAGAGCGATCTGGTTAGGTGTATTTATTCTTGGAATATTCACAGTAGCTATTTCTTCTTCATTAATAGGCCTGCTGTATATCATTCTTTGGATCGTTTTACCCAAAGCAGAAACAGCAACAGACTATTTGAAAATGAAGGGAAAGCCTATGAACTTCGATAATCTGAAAAATGAGTCTAACAAGCTGGTTCAGTTTGCAAATGAATCTACCCAGAGAGTCGGAGAGATCTATAACGAAAACAAGCCTTATATCAACAACGCAGGAAGCGGTATCTGGAATATCATTAAATATGTTGCAGGAGGATTATTCGCTTTAATGGCAGTAGGAAGTATCGTGGGAACATTTTTTATCGTGGGACTTTTCGGAATGGATACAGACTTTCCCGGAGCCAACCAAATAAGATTTTATTTCGATGATAATGGAATGGATAAAGTCTTGACCGCCATAATGATTATTGGAAGTTTAATACCTGTAATTATCTTCAGTTTATTAAGCATTAAAATATTCTCTCCAAAAACTAAATTAAGAAACATCGGCTGGGTCTTAGGAGTTTTATTACTTGCTTTAATTGTATTAGGTTCTTACTTTGGATTAAATATGGCGAAAAAAGAAATGTTCCTGAAAGGCCATAAAGAAGATACAGAAGAGATTGCTATTAATACAACATCGGACAGTCTATATGTAGATGTAAAACAAATAGCTATTCCTCAGAATTTTATAGGATACCAAGACGATTTATATTCAGATAAAAAATCAGTTTTTGAAAGAGATTACATCTATGTAGATGTCACTAGAAAAGCAAATATAAAAACCCCTTACCTTATCATTAAAAAAGAAGCAAATGGATATAATATTCCGCTTCAGATTAATGTTCCGGTAGAGGTTTCAGGAAACAAAATTCTACTTCCTAATTATGTAAAATATCCTTATGATCATAGATTCAGAGATTACAGAGTAGACTATGAGCTGGTAATTCCTCAGAATACCATCGTAATTAAGCCGGGCAAAGGCGGTATTGATTTCAACGGTGATTTAGACGGAAACGGAATTAATGACGATGAAGAAGATAAAGATGAAAATTACAATGGTAAAATAAGAATCGAGAAAAATAAAATCTCTGTAAACGGTTCTACTATTGAATATAATTCTAACGATAAAGACAGTATCATTATCAACGGAAAAAAAGTTCCAAGCTCACAGGCAGACACTGTAATTGATTCAATGAAATCAAGCATCAAAAAGATGAACAAAGATGTAGACATCAAAATTAAAGACGGAAAAAACGAAATTTCCATAAAAAGCAAATAA
- a CDS encoding 1-acyl-sn-glycerol-3-phosphate acyltransferase yields MRKLIGRLLLKAMGWKVVVQGDVNNLNRCILVVAPHTHNMEYLLGNLAYWSLEKPLKIIIKDAHTKAWYGGIVRGLGGIGIDRSQKNDLVNFVAQQFEKEDFSLVITPEGTRSWVPKWRKGFYHMALAAKVPIVLAAGDFKRKIVFLGYTIPYERIANTPFSEIMEEIQNYYIKNDIVPKVPANWNPNIMGSE; encoded by the coding sequence ATGAGAAAACTAATTGGAAGACTACTATTAAAAGCCATGGGATGGAAAGTCGTTGTGCAGGGTGATGTAAATAACCTGAACAGATGCATTCTTGTCGTAGCACCGCATACACACAACATGGAATATCTATTGGGAAATCTTGCCTATTGGTCTTTAGAAAAACCTTTGAAGATCATCATCAAGGATGCTCATACAAAAGCCTGGTACGGAGGGATTGTAAGAGGATTGGGAGGAATCGGAATTGACAGAAGCCAGAAAAATGATCTCGTCAACTTCGTAGCACAGCAGTTCGAAAAAGAGGATTTCAGTCTGGTAATTACTCCCGAAGGAACAAGAAGCTGGGTTCCAAAATGGAGAAAAGGCTTCTATCATATGGCTTTAGCGGCAAAAGTCCCTATCGTTTTGGCGGCTGGAGATTTCAAAAGAAAAATAGTATTTTTAGGATATACAATTCCGTATGAAAGAATTGCTAATACTCCATTTTCTGAAATAATGGAAGAAATCCAAAATTATTATATTAAAAACGATATTGTTCCTAAAGTTCCTGCCAACTGGAACCCGAATATCATGGGCAGCGAATAA
- a CDS encoding GNAT family N-acetyltransferase gives MKIETDRLILKEIGEHNTEDILLIRSNEFINKFVKRNSPKTNYDALQFILTIKERTRNNETFYWGVSLKDQPNLIGTICLWKFSEDRKTAEVGYELLPDYHRKGIMSEALNAVLNYGFNELGLHEIVACTNKDNENSKGILLKHHFILEEGRKDEGFPDNIIFSLKKTS, from the coding sequence ATGAAAATAGAAACAGACCGCTTAATTTTAAAAGAAATTGGGGAGCATAATACGGAAGATATTCTTCTGATTCGAAGTAATGAATTTATTAATAAGTTCGTGAAAAGAAATTCACCTAAAACAAATTATGACGCTCTTCAATTTATTTTAACGATTAAAGAAAGAACCCGAAATAATGAGACTTTTTATTGGGGTGTTTCTCTAAAAGACCAGCCAAATCTCATCGGAACAATTTGTCTCTGGAAGTTTTCTGAAGACAGAAAGACAGCTGAAGTGGGTTATGAACTATTACCCGATTATCATAGAAAAGGAATCATGTCTGAAGCATTGAACGCTGTTTTAAACTACGGTTTTAATGAGTTGGGCCTGCATGAAATTGTAGCTTGTACGAATAAGGATAATGAAAATTCAAAGGGAATTCTTTTAAAACATCATTTTATTCTGGAAGAGGGCAGGAAAGATGAAGGTTTTCCGGACAATATTATCTTTAGTTTAAAAAAGACCAGTTAA
- a CDS encoding DUF6705 family protein — MKNIFKFLLITIGMLLNHNCQAQNNPPQDGDNILNNNLDKFVGTWKWEENGKSLEIILKKENVKIPVNMNLHGDVLYGYHEYKINGSIIESSKSYINSNFYDKKHSLFTMGSQDSPDQLKLGITHLSKNKAVNSIIQYIDANHIKLVKVENYAGTKVSFEGQPPYDSSISLPQNIILTKQ, encoded by the coding sequence ATGAAAAATATATTTAAATTCTTACTAATAACAATAGGGATGTTATTAAACCATAATTGTCAAGCTCAAAATAATCCACCTCAGGATGGAGATAATATTTTGAATAATAATTTAGATAAATTTGTTGGAACATGGAAATGGGAAGAAAATGGAAAATCTCTTGAAATTATCCTTAAAAAAGAAAATGTGAAAATTCCGGTCAATATGAATCTTCATGGTGATGTATTATATGGATATCACGAATATAAAATTAACGGCTCAATTATAGAGAGTTCAAAATCATATATTAACAGTAATTTTTACGACAAAAAGCATTCTCTTTTTACTATGGGATCACAAGACAGTCCTGACCAGTTAAAATTAGGTATAACTCATTTGTCAAAAAATAAGGCCGTGAATTCTATCATACAATATATTGATGCAAATCACATTAAATTGGTTAAAGTAGAAAATTATGCTGGCACAAAAGTCAGTTTTGAAGGACAGCCTCCTTATGATTCTTCGATTTCACTCCCTCAAAATATAATTTTGACAAAACAATAA
- a CDS encoding acyl-CoA thioesterase has protein sequence MTTEERIQASETSIFKAVFPNTTNHYDTLFGGTAMQLMDEVAFITATRFARKRVVTVSSDKIDFKKPIPAGTIVELIGKVSHVGKTSMKVNVEIYTEQMYSYEREKAIVGDFTFVAIDEFKKPIQIL, from the coding sequence ATGACAACAGAAGAAAGAATTCAAGCATCCGAGACAAGTATTTTCAAAGCAGTTTTTCCGAATACTACCAATCATTATGATACTCTTTTTGGAGGTACAGCGATGCAGCTGATGGATGAAGTGGCATTTATTACAGCTACCCGTTTTGCAAGAAAAAGAGTAGTAACGGTAAGCAGTGATAAGATCGATTTCAAGAAACCTATTCCGGCAGGAACGATTGTAGAATTAATCGGGAAAGTTTCACATGTCGGAAAAACCAGTATGAAAGTAAATGTTGAGATCTACACAGAGCAGATGTACTCATATGAACGAGAAAAAGCCATCGTAGGTGATTTTACGTTTGTGGCGATTGATGAATTCAAGAAGCCCATTCAGATTTTATAA
- a CDS encoding PadR family transcriptional regulator: protein MNTENTKAQMRKGILEFCILSLINIREMYVSDLIDELKKGKLDVVEGTLYPLLTRLKNGEFLSYRWEESTGGPPRKYYQITEKGKLFLDELQNTWNDLTNSVNQITQKN, encoded by the coding sequence ATGAATACTGAAAATACCAAAGCGCAGATGCGAAAAGGAATTCTGGAATTCTGTATTTTAAGTCTCATCAATATTCGAGAAATGTATGTTTCCGATTTAATAGATGAACTGAAAAAAGGAAAACTGGATGTAGTAGAAGGAACCCTCTATCCTCTTTTAACAAGATTAAAAAATGGTGAGTTTCTTTCTTACAGATGGGAAGAATCTACTGGAGGACCTCCAAGAAAATACTACCAGATCACAGAAAAAGGTAAGCTGTTTTTAGATGAACTTCAAAATACCTGGAATGACCTAACTAATTCAGTAAACCAAATCACTCAAAAAAATTAA
- a CDS encoding DNA mismatch repair protein MutS produces the protein MYINKEDLNELEFPALLAEISPFAYSHKTREKILELRPMEIDEAEISLKKTSEYLSSFESSNAVPFDEYEDIEEELKLMLIENYRLENNAFIKIKTLTEQIGKLQKFFPTMPETFPTLIKDVSVLEFKKEIIDKVDKVFNRFGEVKSEASPVLKTLRAEIQLAKKAIQENFNRILFNYGQSDFLDDIRESIMEDQRVLAVKSAYKKRVPGRVLGLSKTGSITYIQPDSVVKHYFKLRENEEEEKKEIDKILRKLTAELAEFQPHLWKYQAYIFDLDLTRAKSKFAELVNGILPKINRHKTLRLKDAFHPLLWLRNKVENKTIFPQSLTLTDHNRIICISGPNAGGKSITLKTVGLLQLMIQSGILVPVHPKSEMFFFDKIMTDIGDNQSIENHLSTYSSRLKKMGGIIRESDPNTLLLIDEFGTGSDPELGGALAESFLEFFYDKKSFAIITTHYTNIKLVIEQLPNAENAAMLFNEETLEPMYKLEVGQAGSSFTFEVAEKNKIPRFIIHSAKKKVEHDIVNLDKTIVKLQQEKFEVEKLKSDLAERKESVEDKRDNFQKLNEQLQQKLFNFQKLYEEEHRKLQFGNKIETFIDSYVKGKSRKDVVKDFVKLLEQEKFRKTGADKDETKRMQVVKRKITQQLKKENVIEKIAETNEKIEEKRKTDRAVWMKIGQRVRIPGSTSVGTIEKISRNKVIVNYGTFKTTIDADELERI, from the coding sequence GTGTATATAAATAAAGAAGATTTAAACGAATTAGAGTTTCCGGCATTACTGGCGGAAATCTCTCCATTTGCATACTCTCACAAAACAAGAGAGAAAATCCTTGAACTTCGTCCGATGGAAATTGACGAGGCAGAAATTTCATTGAAAAAAACTTCTGAATATCTTTCTAGTTTTGAAAGCTCCAACGCCGTTCCTTTTGATGAATATGAAGACATAGAAGAGGAATTGAAATTAATGCTGATTGAAAATTACCGCCTTGAAAACAATGCTTTCATCAAAATAAAAACTCTCACAGAACAGATAGGAAAACTGCAGAAGTTCTTTCCTACCATGCCTGAAACATTTCCTACTTTAATAAAGGATGTTTCTGTACTGGAGTTTAAAAAAGAGATCATTGATAAAGTTGATAAAGTTTTCAACCGATTCGGAGAGGTAAAAAGTGAAGCATCACCTGTTCTCAAAACACTGAGAGCAGAGATCCAGCTGGCTAAAAAAGCCATTCAGGAAAACTTCAACCGCATATTGTTCAATTACGGACAAAGCGACTTTTTGGATGACATCCGTGAAAGTATCATGGAAGACCAGAGAGTTTTAGCTGTAAAGTCTGCCTATAAAAAAAGAGTTCCCGGAAGAGTTTTAGGACTTTCTAAAACAGGTTCTATCACTTATATCCAGCCGGACAGCGTGGTGAAGCACTATTTCAAGCTTCGTGAAAATGAAGAAGAAGAAAAGAAAGAAATTGATAAAATCCTGAGAAAGCTTACTGCAGAATTAGCAGAATTCCAGCCTCATCTGTGGAAATATCAAGCTTATATTTTTGATTTAGACTTAACGAGGGCTAAATCAAAATTTGCAGAATTAGTGAATGGAATCCTGCCCAAAATCAACCGCCACAAAACGTTAAGGTTAAAAGATGCCTTCCACCCTCTGCTTTGGTTAAGAAATAAAGTGGAAAATAAAACTATTTTCCCGCAGTCTCTTACTTTAACGGATCACAACAGAATCATCTGTATTTCTGGTCCGAATGCAGGAGGAAAATCAATCACCTTAAAAACGGTTGGTCTCTTGCAGCTGATGATTCAGAGCGGCATTTTAGTTCCGGTTCATCCGAAGTCTGAAATGTTTTTCTTTGATAAGATCATGACAGATATCGGAGACAACCAGTCTATTGAAAACCATCTTTCGACGTATTCATCACGGTTAAAGAAAATGGGAGGTATCATCCGTGAATCTGATCCTAATACTCTTTTACTGATTGATGAATTCGGAACAGGTTCTGATCCGGAATTAGGAGGTGCACTGGCTGAAAGTTTCTTAGAGTTTTTCTATGACAAGAAGAGTTTTGCCATCATCACAACACACTACACAAATATCAAACTGGTAATAGAACAGCTTCCTAATGCTGAAAACGCAGCCATGCTCTTCAATGAAGAAACGCTGGAACCGATGTACAAACTGGAAGTGGGACAAGCCGGAAGTTCATTTACGTTTGAAGTTGCTGAGAAGAATAAGATCCCGAGGTTTATCATCCATTCTGCCAAGAAAAAAGTAGAACACGATATTGTAAACCTTGATAAAACGATCGTCAAACTGCAGCAGGAAAAATTTGAGGTTGAAAAACTAAAATCTGATCTAGCCGAAAGAAAAGAATCCGTAGAAGACAAACGTGATAATTTCCAGAAATTAAATGAGCAGCTGCAGCAGAAACTATTCAATTTCCAAAAGCTTTATGAGGAAGAACACCGTAAGCTCCAGTTTGGAAATAAGATAGAAACTTTTATCGACAGCTATGTAAAAGGAAAATCCAGAAAGGATGTTGTGAAAGATTTTGTAAAGCTTTTAGAGCAGGAAAAATTCCGAAAAACAGGGGCTGACAAGGATGAAACCAAGCGTATGCAGGTGGTAAAAAGAAAGATCACCCAGCAACTCAAGAAGGAAAATGTTATTGAAAAAATTGCGGAAACCAACGAAAAAATAGAAGAGAAACGTAAAACCGACCGTGCTGTCTGGATGAAAATAGGCCAGCGTGTCCGTATTCCGGGAAGTACAAGTGTAGGAACAATAGAAAAAATCTCCAGAAATAAAGTGATTGTGAATTACGGTACTTTCAAGACGACGATTGATGCGGATGAATTGGAGAGAATTTAA
- a CDS encoding DUF456 domain-containing protein, producing MDTTLINILCLILLFLGILGTFLPVLPGLLLSLCGLLIYKFGTDADLSMVYIWIFGFLTVLSAVLNYVIPAKTNKKYGGTRWGSIGSVIGTILGMIFIPIPLGFLIGMFLGVFVGELLHDSKDTKKAFNSTKGALIGFIYGTGFSLVVGVAMFLVVVLNMTHIL from the coding sequence ATGGATACAACATTAATTAATATTCTATGCCTTATTTTATTATTCTTGGGAATCCTCGGGACTTTTCTTCCCGTGCTGCCCGGATTATTATTGAGCCTGTGCGGATTATTGATTTATAAATTCGGAACTGATGCAGACCTGTCCATGGTTTATATCTGGATTTTCGGGTTCCTTACTGTTTTATCAGCAGTTCTTAATTATGTAATCCCGGCAAAAACCAATAAAAAATATGGCGGAACGCGCTGGGGAAGCATTGGTTCAGTAATAGGAACTATTCTGGGAATGATTTTCATTCCTATTCCTCTGGGATTCCTGATCGGAATGTTTCTCGGTGTTTTCGTCGGAGAATTATTACACGACAGTAAAGACACTAAGAAAGCTTTTAATTCTACAAAAGGGGCTCTCATCGGATTTATTTACGGAACAGGATTCAGCTTAGTAGTAGGTGTGGCAATGTTTTTGGTAGTAGTATTAAATATGACCCATATTTTATAA
- a CDS encoding uracil-DNA glycosylase — protein sequence MNWTEILAPIKSTEYFTTLWEKVKQEYASTKVFPPKNQIFRALELTSFEDVEVVIIGQDPYHNDFQANGLCFSVSEQVTAPPSLKNIFIELKSDLGIERTSKELDDWGKQGVLLLNATLTVRAHSPNSHKDLGWEKFTDFVIKEISDKKENVVFVLWGAFAQKKAELINPAKHFIIKSAHPSPFSVYRGFFGSKPFSKINEYLVSKGKKPISW from the coding sequence ATGAACTGGACAGAAATTTTAGCACCAATAAAAAGCACCGAATATTTTACAACCCTTTGGGAGAAAGTGAAGCAGGAATATGCTTCTACAAAAGTTTTTCCTCCAAAGAACCAGATTTTTAGAGCTCTTGAACTTACTTCTTTTGAAGATGTTGAGGTGGTAATTATTGGCCAGGACCCTTATCATAATGACTTTCAGGCAAATGGTTTGTGTTTTTCTGTTTCAGAGCAGGTTACGGCACCGCCTTCCCTTAAAAATATTTTCATTGAGCTTAAAAGTGATCTGGGAATCGAAAGAACTTCCAAAGAACTTGACGACTGGGGAAAACAGGGAGTATTATTATTGAATGCAACGTTAACGGTTCGTGCCCATTCTCCGAATTCCCACAAAGATTTAGGCTGGGAAAAGTTTACTGATTTTGTGATCAAAGAAATCTCTGATAAAAAAGAAAATGTAGTATTTGTGCTGTGGGGTGCTTTTGCACAGAAAAAAGCCGAACTCATAAATCCGGCTAAGCATTTTATCATTAAATCGGCGCACCCGTCACCTTTTTCAGTCTATAGAGGATTCTTTGGGAGTAAGCCTTTTTCAAAAATTAATGAATATTTAGTTTCAAAAGGGAAGAAGCCTATTTCGTGGTAG
- a CDS encoding mechanosensitive ion channel domain-containing protein, producing the protein MKDELQDTKDFLQDVSDQIHYFVRDNVPDGLVLTCQIVLKFIFLAGLVYVLDFVFKFLVNLVFKYFFDKEKYPILKSIYQSRITNSIVHLGALSFAESALRSVFWRHPKSFELLGVIVGISIIFVIAGMLFRALTALRNYFVIKQDFYKIMALNAISESVKIFGIFILTVVGICLVFGIKGGTILGSLGAITAVLVLVFRDTILGFVTGLHVATSKNMKVGDWIGIPKYNIEGNISDISLLTTKITNFDKTVSTIPTYDLLTTEIKNLQIMSESNTRRIKKSIYFNINSFKFLNEEEIERLKDINLISEYLEEKSLEIKKEKENLEHKDKTINGRQLTNIGVFRHYAQKYIENDPDVDKKGVVMVRQLDITPQGLPLEVYCFANDSKWEKFEQIQADIFDHLLVASKEFDLQVMQVSVKI; encoded by the coding sequence ATGAAAGACGAATTACAAGATACCAAAGACTTTTTACAGGATGTAAGCGACCAGATTCATTATTTTGTAAGAGATAATGTACCTGACGGCTTAGTGCTTACATGCCAGATCGTACTTAAGTTTATATTTCTGGCGGGTCTTGTATATGTGCTGGATTTTGTTTTTAAATTTCTAGTCAATTTAGTCTTTAAATATTTTTTTGATAAAGAGAAATATCCCATTTTAAAATCAATTTATCAATCTCGTATTACCAATTCAATAGTTCATTTAGGAGCATTAAGTTTTGCTGAATCGGCATTGAGATCTGTTTTCTGGAGACATCCTAAAAGCTTTGAATTACTGGGGGTGATCGTTGGGATATCGATCATTTTTGTGATTGCAGGAATGCTGTTCAGGGCTCTGACTGCCCTTAGAAATTATTTTGTGATTAAGCAGGATTTCTACAAAATAATGGCTTTAAATGCTATATCAGAATCTGTAAAGATCTTCGGGATTTTTATTCTTACTGTCGTCGGGATCTGTTTGGTTTTTGGAATTAAAGGAGGAACGATTTTAGGAAGTTTAGGGGCAATAACAGCTGTTCTGGTTCTTGTTTTTAGAGATACCATCTTAGGATTTGTTACCGGCCTTCACGTAGCGACTTCCAAAAATATGAAAGTAGGAGACTGGATCGGAATCCCCAAATATAATATTGAAGGGAATATTTCTGATATCAGTCTTTTAACAACAAAAATTACGAATTTCGATAAAACGGTTTCTACGATCCCAACGTATGATCTTTTGACTACAGAAATTAAAAACCTTCAGATTATGTCTGAATCTAATACCAGAAGAATCAAAAAATCAATTTATTTTAATATCAATTCTTTCAAATTTTTAAATGAAGAAGAGATTGAACGCTTAAAAGATATTAATTTGATTTCTGAGTATTTAGAAGAGAAAAGTCTTGAAATTAAAAAGGAAAAAGAAAATTTAGAACATAAAGATAAAACCATCAACGGAAGACAGCTTACCAATATCGGGGTATTCAGGCATTATGCCCAGAAATATATAGAAAACGATCCTGATGTTGACAAGAAAGGAGTGGTGATGGTCCGCCAGCTGGATATTACGCCGCAGGGACTTCCTTTGGAGGTGTATTGTTTTGCAAATGATTCTAAGTGGGAAAAATTCGAGCAGATCCAGGCAGATATTTTTGACCATCTTCTGGTAGCTTCAAAAGAATTTGATCTGCAGGTAATGCAGGTAAGTGTAAAAATTTAA
- a CDS encoding PaaI family thioesterase, whose product MKGLSKEQILDFLNNWGNETLAKTIEIKFTDLDLTNETLSATMPVQPKVHQPFGILHGGASCVLAETLGSCLSNIFIDGDKYYGVGTNINSNHLRSKKDGIVTGTARFIRKGKTMHVSEIEIRDEKGELINHTTMTNNIITK is encoded by the coding sequence ATGAAAGGGCTGAGCAAAGAACAAATATTAGATTTTCTAAACAATTGGGGAAACGAAACACTAGCGAAAACTATTGAAATAAAATTCACCGATCTGGATTTAACCAACGAAACTCTTTCTGCTACAATGCCCGTACAGCCGAAAGTACATCAGCCTTTTGGAATTCTTCACGGCGGCGCAAGCTGTGTCTTGGCAGAGACTCTAGGTTCATGCCTATCTAATATCTTCATCGATGGAGATAAATATTACGGAGTGGGAACCAACATCAATTCCAATCATTTAAGGAGTAAAAAAGATGGAATTGTAACCGGAACAGCACGTTTCATCAGAAAAGGAAAAACAATGCATGTTTCTGAAATTGAAATCCGTGATGAAAAAGGCGAATTGATTAACCACACTACGATGACCAATAATATTATTACAAAATAA
- a CDS encoding HD domain-containing protein, whose protein sequence is MKIQKEIDFILAVDALKNVQRRNYNADDSRRENTAEHSWQIIILAQILYPYAKNRIDVDLLRVIRMLSIHDLVEIEAGDTFLFDEKAMVGKFEREKQSAQNIFGILDEPIRSEFFNLWLEFEEEKTPDAVFACAIDRIMPFILNSYTSGKSWTEAGVTEKQIRNMLENAISRASDEMGEAFQFLLNRSLETEKVVK, encoded by the coding sequence ATGAAAATTCAAAAGGAAATCGATTTTATATTGGCAGTTGATGCTTTAAAAAACGTACAGCGAAGAAATTATAATGCAGATGATTCAAGAAGGGAAAATACGGCTGAACATTCATGGCAGATTATTATTCTGGCTCAGATCCTTTATCCTTATGCAAAAAACAGGATAGATGTAGATTTATTGAGAGTGATAAGAATGCTTTCTATCCATGATCTGGTAGAAATAGAAGCAGGAGATACTTTCTTGTTTGATGAAAAAGCAATGGTGGGGAAATTTGAAAGGGAGAAACAGTCTGCCCAGAATATCTTTGGGATCCTGGATGAGCCTATCCGCTCAGAGTTTTTTAATCTCTGGCTGGAATTTGAAGAAGAAAAAACACCTGATGCTGTTTTTGCATGTGCCATAGACAGAATTATGCCTTTCATTCTCAATTCCTATACTTCAGGAAAAAGCTGGACTGAAGCGGGTGTTACAGAAAAGCAGATCAGAAATATGCTTGAAAATGCAATCAGCCGCGCATCCGATGAAATGGGAGAAGCTTTTCAGTTTTTATTGAATAGAAGTTTAGAAACAGAAAAAGTAGTAAAATAA